The genomic stretch gatcctggagtccggggattgaatcccacattgcgctccctgcatggagcctgcttctccctctgcctgtgtctctgcctctctctctctctgtgtctctcatgaataaataaataaaatcttaaaaaaaaaaagaagtgaaatccTTACCATGtataatctcttttaaaatgagaatccCATCCATTAAAACAACATATTATTCACCGAAGAATACAAACAAGCATTGAACATATTAAAAGTTCAATCTCATttgaatcaaagaataaaaaataaaacccagagatGGAAAATGGGCTTGATTTATATTTCTTGGTTTATGAACCATTGTCACCAGCCTATAGGCCCCACTCTGGAGTACTTGCATGATTGCCTCCTTGAGtgacatattcttttttatctcCTATTCTCTTCTCCAAAACCCTCTTCTTCACTGGTGAACAGTCTAATGTGTTGAACATGAAGTCTCTCTCCTGGAACATAGAACAGGATTAGCATAATCCTTGGTTCATGACAGATTCTTATCACTGCTTCATGTGaggctctctcttaaaaaacatttttaataatacaattaaaaccTGGAAAACCACTGCCCCAGAGGGAACTAACTTGACCGCAGACAGTGACCTGCCCTCATCCCATGCCTCTGGCTTCTGCCAAGGCAGCCACCATCTTAAATGCATCTTAAATGCTTGTCATTCCCCTGCTTTCCCTTTCATCTCTTTGAACTCCTTCAAaccatttttgtttcatttgtcttAATTCTATTAAGCAAgtatcatgtatatatttttataggacTTAGAAATGTTGGACATATTCAAATGGCAGTAAGGAGGTAGAGATtcccaggtgggggtgggggagtaagAAAGGAACCTGAGGATGTCTCTCATGTTTCAGTCCTAGGTGACTAGGTAGTTGGTGGTACCATTCAGTTAGGTAGATGCAAGAGAGAAGTTGCTGGTGGGAAGATGATGGACTCAGTTTTCAACAAAGCAATAGTTTAAGCTAGCATTCTatgagtgcctactatgttctGGGCACTCTTCATAGAGTGTGAAGTCGTCTAAATGAATGATCACATTTAAGCTTCAGAAGAACCccatgaagtaggtactattagcAGTAGtatcattttaaagatggagTAACTGAGGAATGGAAAGTTTTAGTAGGCTGAGTCAGCATGGTGGATCACTTTTCTGCTCCAAACCTAGATATcctggataaaaatatttttaaaatattaaatgtttataaacaaaaatattggtGTAAGGctaaatatttataagtaaaacatttttaaaataacaaaaacaagggaAACACTTAGATGATAGAAGTCAAGAAAATTGAAAGTCAGAGTGGACACACTTGATATTTATGGATAAAACAAGTCCCACTGAAGAGAAGtgcttgttaaaaacaaaacataagccACACAAAGAAGAATAATTAGGAGGCACACATGAGGAAGAGTGTGGAGACACAATACACAGCTGAATTGGAATTCcccaaattataaagaaaaattctgaaagacATAATAAGTTCTTTCAAACgatgaaggagaaaataaagagaagccaTAATGAAAGAAGTGATACTATTAAAACACCTGAGGTTAGCCACCCATCCAGGTGACAGCTATAAGTGGTAGGCTTAGGGTCCCCACACCTATGCTCTTCCTTGCTAGCCTACAGGTACTGATGTCGATGTGAAGAGTCTGTTGGGCCTTCCAGAGCAGTAGCAAAAGTGGATTTGGAGAATGGTACAGAATGTCTggtttcatcttttttctcttccactgtACTGTGGTCCACAGAGCTCCGGAACTGAGCGTGTCCTCCCAGCATGGCCCCCACTGCTTCCCCTCTGCCGCTGACCACTGAGGTCACCAGTTCTGAGAACAGCAGCTCCTTCTACGACTATGAGTATTACCTGGACCAGGTAGCCTTCATGCTCTGCAGGAAGGACGAAGTGCTGGCCTTTGGCAGGATCTTCCTGCCAATCTTCTACAACCTGATCTTTGTGCTGGGTTTGGGCGGGAACCTCCTTCTTCTAGTGGTCTTGCTTCGGTATATACCTCGCAGGCGGATGACTGAAGTCTATCTGCTGAACCTGGCCATCTCCAACCTCCTGTTTGTGGTGACACTGCCTTTCTGGGGCATCTCCGTGGCCTGGCATTGGGTCTTTGGGAATTTCTTGTGCAAGATGGTGAGCACCCTCTATACCATCAACTTCTACAGTGGCATCTTCTTCATTAGCTGCATGAGCCTGGACAAATACCTGGAGATCGTCCATGCTCAGCCTCACCACAGGCTGAGAACCCGGGCCAAAAGCCTGCTTCTGGCTGCCATGGTATGGGCTATGGCCCTGGCTGTCTCCATCCCCGACATGATTTTTGTGCGGACACATGAAAACCCCATGGGTGTGTGGAACTGCTATGCAGATTTTGGGGGTCATGCGACCATCTGGAAGCTCTTCCTCCGTTTCCAGCAGAACTTCCTGGGTTTTATTCTTCCACTCCTTGTCATGATCTTCTTCTACTCCCGCATTGGCTCTGTGCTGGTCAGGCTGAGGCCCCCAGGTCAGGGCCGG from Vulpes vulpes isolate BD-2025 chromosome 11, VulVul3, whole genome shotgun sequence encodes the following:
- the ACKR2 gene encoding atypical chemokine receptor 2, with amino-acid sequence MAPTASPLPLTTEVTSSENSSSFYDYEYYLDQVAFMLCRKDEVLAFGRIFLPIFYNLIFVLGLGGNLLLLVVLLRYIPRRRMTEVYLLNLAISNLLFVVTLPFWGISVAWHWVFGNFLCKMVSTLYTINFYSGIFFISCMSLDKYLEIVHAQPHHRLRTRAKSLLLAAMVWAMALAVSIPDMIFVRTHENPMGVWNCYADFGGHATIWKLFLRFQQNFLGFILPLLVMIFFYSRIGSVLVRLRPPGQGRALRIVIALVVAFFVLWFPYNLTLFLHSLLDLQVFGECKVARHLDYAMQVTESIAFLHCCFTPILYAFSSRHFRQYLKAFLVTVLRRHQTPCPAQAPLSSCSESSSLTAQEEVTNMNNLGERQAEHSPNKNDMGKN